A window of Mus pahari chromosome 7, PAHARI_EIJ_v1.1, whole genome shotgun sequence contains these coding sequences:
- the LOC110324394 gene encoding cytosolic 5'-nucleotidase 1B isoform X2, with translation MSQTSLKQKKKNEPGMRYSKESLDAEKRKDSDKTGARLSTQGSQELPLHSTDSRGYIVRNQWSRTSRSPSTGAPSVDEPRSRNTVIKAPNSSTTSRTSSATPSQHETSLPPQTSEKSSIQQTPQNKPITQPESQPPTPPETELNSRRTSAKMYTGSDPWAHRENREPRDLQLRDYAHSCDSREGMPKTREYPRTPPTEWKPYVQRRLQYGTSVDVEPDYMSDGLQQRQRQQTEEDEVDEAYWTSPKPKHAITIAVSSRALFNMVDDRKIYEEEGLEKYMEYQLTNENVILTPGPAFRFVKALQHVNSRLRDLYPDEQDLFDIVLMTNNHAQVGVRLINSVNHYGLLIDRFCLTGGKSPIGYLKAYLTNLYLSADSEKVQEAIKEGIASATMYAGAKDMAYCDTQLRVAFDGDAVLFSDESEHIAKDHGLDKFFQHETLFENKPLAQGPLKSFLEDLGKLQKKFYAKDERLLCPIRTYLVTARSAASSGARVLKTLRRWGLEIDEALFLAGAPKGPILVKIRPHIFFDDQMFHIESAQKFGTITAHVPYGIAQKRN, from the exons ATGAGTCAAACATCattgaaacaaaaaaagaaa AATGAACCTGGAATGAGGTACTCAAAAGAGAGTCTAgatgcagagaaaagaaaggattctGACAAAACTGGAGCTCGTCTGAGCACTCAG GGATCCCAAGAATTACCTCTGCATAGTACAGACTCTCGAGGTTACATTGTACGAAATCAGTGGTCCCGAACATCACGGAGCCCATCTACTGGGGCTCCATCAGTGGATGAGCCCAGAAGCAGAAATACTGTCATCAAG GCCCCTAACAGCTCCACTACCTCTCGAACTTCCTCTGCCACCCCCAGTCAACACGAGACCTCACTTCCACCTCAGACATCAGAGAAGTCCTCCATTCAACAGACCCCCCAGAACAAACCTATCACCCAGCCTGAATCACAACCTCCTACACCTCCGGAAACAGAGCTCAACTCGAGACGCACATCGGCGAAGATGTATACGGGCAGTGATCCGTGGGCTCACAGGGAAAACAGAGAGCCTAGAGACTTGCAGTTGAGGGACTATGCACACAGCTGTGACTCGCGAGAAGGGATGCCCAAGACTCGAGAGTATCCGCGCACTCCTCCTACTGAGTGGAAGCCCTATGTCCAGCGCCGCCTCCAGTATGGAACCTCTGTGGACGTGGAACCGGACTATATGTCTGATGGCCTGCAGCAGCGGCAGAGGCAGCAGACGGAGGAAGATGAGGTGGATGAGGCCTATTGGACATCT CCCAAACCCAAGCATGCCATCACCATTGCTGTCTCTTCTCGGGCACTATTCAATATGGTAGATGACAGGAAAATCTACGAAGAAGAGGGTTTGGAAAAGTACATGGAGTATCAGCTCACCAACGAGAATGTCATCCTGACCCCAGGGCCGGCATTTCGCTTTGTCAAG GCACTGCAGCATGTCAACTCTAGACTCCGTGATCTGTATCCTGACGAACAGGACTTATTCGATATAGTACTGATGACTAATAACCATGCCCAAGTGGGAGTACGGCTTATAAACAGCGTCAATCACTAcg GTCTACTGATTGACCGCTTCTGTTTGACGGGTGGGAAAAGCCCCATTGGATATTTGAAGGCATATCTTACCAACTTGTATCTTTCTGCCGATTCTGAAAAAGTACAAGAAGCAATAAAAGAAG GTATTGCCTCTGCAACCATGTATGCTGGAGCCAAAGACATGGCTTATTGCGACACACAGCTACGCGTGGCCTTTGATGGGGATGCCGTCCTCTTCTCAGATGAATCTGAACATATTGCCAAGGATCATGGGCTGGACAAATTTTTCCAACATGAAACACTATTTGAAAATAAGCCTCTTGCTCAG GGTCCTCTTAAAAGCTTTCTGGAAGATTTAGGGAAACTGCAGAAGAAATTCTATGCCAAAGACGAAAGATTGCTTTGCCCCATAAGGACCTACCTGGTTACAGCTCGTAGTGCAGCGAGTTCAGGTGCCCGTGTGCTGAAGACCCTTCGCCGGTGGGGTTTAGAGATAGATGAAGCTCTTTTCCTGGCTGGAGCCCCTAAAGGTCCCATCTTAGTGAAGATTCGGCCCCACATCTTCTTCGACGACCAAATGTTCCACATTGAATCAGCACAGAAATTTGGTACCATCACGGCCCATGTGCCTTATGGCATTGCTCAAAAACGCAACTAG
- the LOC110324394 gene encoding cytosolic 5'-nucleotidase 1B isoform X1 gives MSQTSLKQKKKNEPGMRYSKESLDAEKRKDSDKTGARLSTQGSQELPLHSTDSRGYIVRNQWSRTSRSPSTGAPSVDEPRSRNTVIKVEAPNSSTTSRTSSATPSQHETSLPPQTSEKSSIQQTPQNKPITQPESQPPTPPETELNSRRTSAKMYTGSDPWAHRENREPRDLQLRDYAHSCDSREGMPKTREYPRTPPTEWKPYVQRRLQYGTSVDVEPDYMSDGLQQRQRQQTEEDEVDEAYWTSVSMLYEKIPSCARPRPPKPKHAITIAVSSRALFNMVDDRKIYEEEGLEKYMEYQLTNENVILTPGPAFRFVKALQHVNSRLRDLYPDEQDLFDIVLMTNNHAQVGVRLINSVNHYGLLIDRFCLTGGKSPIGYLKAYLTNLYLSADSEKVQEAIKEGIASATMYAGAKDMAYCDTQLRVAFDGDAVLFSDESEHIAKDHGLDKFFQHETLFENKPLAQGPLKSFLEDLGKLQKKFYAKDERLLCPIRTYLVTARSAASSGARVLKTLRRWGLEIDEALFLAGAPKGPILVKIRPHIFFDDQMFHIESAQKFGTITAHVPYGIAQKRN, from the exons ATGAGTCAAACATCattgaaacaaaaaaagaaa AATGAACCTGGAATGAGGTACTCAAAAGAGAGTCTAgatgcagagaaaagaaaggattctGACAAAACTGGAGCTCGTCTGAGCACTCAG GGATCCCAAGAATTACCTCTGCATAGTACAGACTCTCGAGGTTACATTGTACGAAATCAGTGGTCCCGAACATCACGGAGCCCATCTACTGGGGCTCCATCAGTGGATGAGCCCAGAAGCAGAAATACTGTCATCAAGGTAGAG GCCCCTAACAGCTCCACTACCTCTCGAACTTCCTCTGCCACCCCCAGTCAACACGAGACCTCACTTCCACCTCAGACATCAGAGAAGTCCTCCATTCAACAGACCCCCCAGAACAAACCTATCACCCAGCCTGAATCACAACCTCCTACACCTCCGGAAACAGAGCTCAACTCGAGACGCACATCGGCGAAGATGTATACGGGCAGTGATCCGTGGGCTCACAGGGAAAACAGAGAGCCTAGAGACTTGCAGTTGAGGGACTATGCACACAGCTGTGACTCGCGAGAAGGGATGCCCAAGACTCGAGAGTATCCGCGCACTCCTCCTACTGAGTGGAAGCCCTATGTCCAGCGCCGCCTCCAGTATGGAACCTCTGTGGACGTGGAACCGGACTATATGTCTGATGGCCTGCAGCAGCGGCAGAGGCAGCAGACGGAGGAAGATGAGGTGGATGAGGCCTATTGGACATCTGTGAGCATGCTGTATGAGAAGATCCCCAGCTGTGCACGGCCCAGGCCG CCCAAACCCAAGCATGCCATCACCATTGCTGTCTCTTCTCGGGCACTATTCAATATGGTAGATGACAGGAAAATCTACGAAGAAGAGGGTTTGGAAAAGTACATGGAGTATCAGCTCACCAACGAGAATGTCATCCTGACCCCAGGGCCGGCATTTCGCTTTGTCAAG GCACTGCAGCATGTCAACTCTAGACTCCGTGATCTGTATCCTGACGAACAGGACTTATTCGATATAGTACTGATGACTAATAACCATGCCCAAGTGGGAGTACGGCTTATAAACAGCGTCAATCACTAcg GTCTACTGATTGACCGCTTCTGTTTGACGGGTGGGAAAAGCCCCATTGGATATTTGAAGGCATATCTTACCAACTTGTATCTTTCTGCCGATTCTGAAAAAGTACAAGAAGCAATAAAAGAAG GTATTGCCTCTGCAACCATGTATGCTGGAGCCAAAGACATGGCTTATTGCGACACACAGCTACGCGTGGCCTTTGATGGGGATGCCGTCCTCTTCTCAGATGAATCTGAACATATTGCCAAGGATCATGGGCTGGACAAATTTTTCCAACATGAAACACTATTTGAAAATAAGCCTCTTGCTCAG GGTCCTCTTAAAAGCTTTCTGGAAGATTTAGGGAAACTGCAGAAGAAATTCTATGCCAAAGACGAAAGATTGCTTTGCCCCATAAGGACCTACCTGGTTACAGCTCGTAGTGCAGCGAGTTCAGGTGCCCGTGTGCTGAAGACCCTTCGCCGGTGGGGTTTAGAGATAGATGAAGCTCTTTTCCTGGCTGGAGCCCCTAAAGGTCCCATCTTAGTGAAGATTCGGCCCCACATCTTCTTCGACGACCAAATGTTCCACATTGAATCAGCACAGAAATTTGGTACCATCACGGCCCATGTGCCTTATGGCATTGCTCAAAAACGCAACTAG
- the Rdh14 gene encoding retinol dehydrogenase 14 — MAVASVAAALLAALGGALWLAARRFSGSRSQRQQGGGDRGLMHGKTVLITGANSGLGRATAAELLRLGARVIMGCRDRARAEEAAGQLRQELCEAGGAGPDAPDGQLVVKELDLASLRSVRAFCQELLQEEPRLDVLINNAGVFQCPYTKTEDGFEMQFGVNHLGHFLLTNLLLGLLKSSAPSRIVVVSSKLYKYGEINFEDLNSEQSYNKSFCYSRSKLANILFTRELARXLEGTNVTVNVLHPGIVRTNLGRHIHIPLLARPLFNLVSWAFFKTPLEGAQTSVYLASSPDVEGVSGRYFGDCKEEELLPKAMDESVARKLWDISEVMVGILK; from the exons ATGGCCGTGGCTAGTGTGGCCGCAGCGCTCCTGGCCGCACTGGGCGGGGCGCTGTGGTTGGCGGCCCGGCGTTTCTCTGGGTCAAGAAGCCAGCGGCAGCAGGGAGGCGGGGACCGGGGCCTCATGCACGGGAAGACGGTGCTGATCACCGGAGCCAACAGCGGCCTGGGCCGTGCCACCGCGGCGGAGCTGCTCCGCCTGGGGGCGCGGGTCATCATGGGGTGTCGGGACCGCGCTCGAGCAGAGGAGGCGGCCGGTCAGCTCAGGCAGGAGCTCTGTGAGGCTGGGGGCGCCGGGCCCGACGCCCCCGATGGCCAGCTGGTCGTTAAGGAGCTGGACCTTGCCTCGCTGCGCTCAGTGCGAGCCTTCTGCCAAGAACTGCTACAG GAGGAGCCCAGGCTAGACGTCCTGATCAATAATGCGGGGGTTTTCCAGTGCCCATATACGAAGACTGAAGATGGGTTTGAGATGCAGTTTGGAGTGAACCATCTGGGCCACTTCCTACTCACCAATCTTCTCCTTGGACTCCTCaaaagttcagctcccagcaggaTTGTAGTCGtttcttccaaactttataaATATGGAGAAATCAACTTTGAAGACTTGAACAGTGAACAAAGCTATAATAAAAGCTTCTGTTATAGTCGAAGCAAACTGGCTAACATTCTTTTCACAAGAGAATTAGCCCGTCNCTTAGAAGGAACAAATGTGACTGTCAATGTGCTGCATCCTGGTATTGTGCGAACAAACCTAGGGAGGCATATACACATCCCACTGCTGGCAAGACCACTTTTCAATTTGGTATCCTGGGCTTTTTTCAAAACTCCATTAGAAGGTGCCCAGACTTCCGTCTACTTAGCCTCTTCACCNGACGTAGAAGGTGTGTCAGGAAGGTACTTTGGAGATTGTAAGGAGGAAGAGCTCTTGCCCAAAGCTATGGATGAGTCAGTGGCAAGAAAACTGTGGGATATCAGTGAAGTGATGGTTGGCATTCTAAAATAG